In Vidua macroura isolate BioBank_ID:100142 chromosome 7, ASM2450914v1, whole genome shotgun sequence, a single genomic region encodes these proteins:
- the LOC128810024 gene encoding rac GTPase-activating protein 1-like isoform X2 → MLRQRCGRLLAQLEQGLQLLELGGSVEEDYIRIARCFEATRQRCCRLEQDGRRAREQLARVEAERAALEVKLKHARNQVEVEMKKRHRAEAELEKQERKLQLVLELLMREPWGNEALSREQCSVLSALAGRRLGAALAPNRRSSAVDESCQSLLSHSDISYDRTEDDVDVDMTVVRTLKRKAPDRQRVSLAPQVGPVVMAKRHRSSVVPHNAMSVPSMPPPTEVPGPADSLPPAVLVPQRRSRQGHRVSTHAELTMVWGTSENLGCPAVGQESHTEGSSVGQPAPAPLPSPPQSLPPVQHKFTSKTVIRPEPCRVCGSRIRFGKTATKCCQCQLLLHTKCREQCPSLCTPRPHHHAWPREGMLADFAPSTPPLVPALVVQCVTEVETRGLTETGLYRVPGAEQLVREWKRKLLRAGGTLPALSSVTDIHVVCGVLKDFLRGLKEPLVTFSLHPAFLRAADIPDDAASNTALCHVVSKLPPANRDTLAFLMLHLLRVSHSPDCKMDVLNLSRVFGPTLVGHSTANPTPLAIMEDTPRQCKVVARLLSLPPSFWRGFVETEQENLVPMPALGRECEPFFQPIASPEPKQGQLSPAGTCCLPSTLRSCVGTATRPPQGPTPRKVGRFFPSPV, encoded by the exons ATGCTGCGGCAGCGTTGCGGGCGGCTCCtggcccagctggagcaggggctgcagctcctggagctcggCGGCAGCGTGGAGGAAG ACTACATCCGGATCGCTCGGTGCTTTGAGGCGACGCGCCAGAGATGCTGCCGGCTGGAGCAGGATGGGCGTCGTGCCCGCGAGCAGCTGGCCCGTGTGGAGGCCGAGCGGGCAGCCCTGGAGGTGAAACTCAAGCACGCCCGAAACCAAGTGGAGGTGGAGATGAAGAAGCGGCACCGggcagaggctgagctggagaAGCAG GAGCGAAAACTTCAGCTGGTCCTTGAGTTGCTGATGCGGGAACCATGGGGCAACGAGGCACTGAGCAGAGAGCAGTGCTCTGTTCTCAGTGCCCTGGCTGGCCGGCGCCTTGGGGCAGCCTTGGCACCCAACAGGAG GTCATCTGCAGTGGACGAGTCGTGTCAGTCCCTCCTGTCCCACTCAGATATCAGCTATGACCGCACTGAGGATGATGTG GATGTTGATATGACGGTGGTGCGGACCCTGAAGCGCAAAGCTCCGGACAGGCAG CGTGTGTCCCTGGCCCCTCAGGTTGGCCCTGTGGTGATGGCAAAGCGGCACCGTTCTTCTGTGGTACCCCATAATGCT ATGAGTGTCCCCTCTATGCCCCCTCCTACTGAGGTCCCAGGCCCTGCTGACAGCCTCCCACCTGCCGTTCTGGTGCCTCAACGCCGCTCTCGCCAGGGACATCGTGTCTCCACACATGCAG agctgaccATGGTTTGGGGCACCAGTGAAAATCTGGGCTGccctgctgtggggcaggagaGCCACACTGAGGGCAGCTCAGTGGGacagccagcaccagccccCCTCCCCTCACCTCCACAGAGTCTCCCACCAGTCCAGCACAAGTTCACCTCCAAAACG GTGATCCGCCCTGAACCATGTCGTGTCTGTGGTTCCCGCATCCGCTTTGGGAAGACTGCCACCaagtgctgccagtgccagctgctgctACACACCAAGTGTCGGGAGCAGTGCCCCAGCCTCTGCACACCCAGGCCTCATCACCACGCCTGGCCCCGTGAG GGCATGCTGGCTGACTTCGCGCCATCCACGCCGCCCCTGGTGCCCGCACTGGTGGTGCAGTGCGTGACTGAGGTGGAGACACGAGGCTTGACAGAG ACAGGGCTGTACCGGGTGCCAGGCGCGGAGCAGCTGGTACGGGAGTGGAAGCGGAAGCTGCTGCGGGCTGGGGGCACGCTGCCTGCCCTCAGCAGTGTGACTGACATCCATGTGGTGTGTGGGGTGCTCAAGGATTTTCTGCGGGGACTCAAGGAACCACTGGTCACCTTCAGCCTCCACCCTGCCTTCCTGAGGGCTGCTG acATCCCTGATGATGCTGCTAGTaacacagccctgtgccatgTGGTGagcaagctgcccccagccaaCAGGGATACCCTGGCCTTCCTCATGCTGCACCTGCTCCG GGTGTCACACAGCCCTGACTGCAAGATGGATGTGCTCAACCTGTCCCGTGTGTTTGGCCCTACGCTggtgggacacagcacagccaacCCCACACCGCTCGCCATCATGGAGGACACGCCTCGGCAGTGCAAG GTGGTGGCTCGTCTCCTTTCACTGCCACCCAGCTTCTGGAGAGGCTTTGTGGAGACAGAGCAGGAGAACCTGGTGCCAATGCCAGCCCTGGGACGTGAATGTG AACCGTTCTTCCAGCCCATTGCCTCTCCGGAGCCCAAGCAAGgccagctgagcccagctggtacctgctgcctccccagcacCCTGAGGAGCTGCGTGGGCACGGCCACCCGGCCCCC GCAGGGGCCAACCCCGAGGAAGGTGGGCCGgttcttcccttctcctgtgTAG
- the LOC128810024 gene encoding rac GTPase-activating protein 1-like isoform X1 → MLRQRCGRLLAQLEQGLQLLELGGSVEEDYIRIARCFEATRQRCCRLEQDGRRAREQLARVEAERAALEVKLKHARNQVEVEMKKRHRAEAELEKQERKLQLVLELLMREPWGNEALSREQCSVLSALAGRRLGAALAPNRRSSAVDESCQSLLSHSDISYDRTEDDVDVDMTVVRTLKRKAPDRQRVSLAPQVGPVVMAKRHRSSVVPHNAMSVPSMPPPTEVPGPADSLPPAVLVPQRRSRQGHRVSTHAGLPPRPPPSAELTMVWGTSENLGCPAVGQESHTEGSSVGQPAPAPLPSPPQSLPPVQHKFTSKTVIRPEPCRVCGSRIRFGKTATKCCQCQLLLHTKCREQCPSLCTPRPHHHAWPREGMLADFAPSTPPLVPALVVQCVTEVETRGLTETGLYRVPGAEQLVREWKRKLLRAGGTLPALSSVTDIHVVCGVLKDFLRGLKEPLVTFSLHPAFLRAADIPDDAASNTALCHVVSKLPPANRDTLAFLMLHLLRVSHSPDCKMDVLNLSRVFGPTLVGHSTANPTPLAIMEDTPRQCKVVARLLSLPPSFWRGFVETEQENLVPMPALGRECEPFFQPIASPEPKQGQLSPAGTCCLPSTLRSCVGTATRPPQGPTPRKVGRFFPSPV, encoded by the exons ATGCTGCGGCAGCGTTGCGGGCGGCTCCtggcccagctggagcaggggctgcagctcctggagctcggCGGCAGCGTGGAGGAAG ACTACATCCGGATCGCTCGGTGCTTTGAGGCGACGCGCCAGAGATGCTGCCGGCTGGAGCAGGATGGGCGTCGTGCCCGCGAGCAGCTGGCCCGTGTGGAGGCCGAGCGGGCAGCCCTGGAGGTGAAACTCAAGCACGCCCGAAACCAAGTGGAGGTGGAGATGAAGAAGCGGCACCGggcagaggctgagctggagaAGCAG GAGCGAAAACTTCAGCTGGTCCTTGAGTTGCTGATGCGGGAACCATGGGGCAACGAGGCACTGAGCAGAGAGCAGTGCTCTGTTCTCAGTGCCCTGGCTGGCCGGCGCCTTGGGGCAGCCTTGGCACCCAACAGGAG GTCATCTGCAGTGGACGAGTCGTGTCAGTCCCTCCTGTCCCACTCAGATATCAGCTATGACCGCACTGAGGATGATGTG GATGTTGATATGACGGTGGTGCGGACCCTGAAGCGCAAAGCTCCGGACAGGCAG CGTGTGTCCCTGGCCCCTCAGGTTGGCCCTGTGGTGATGGCAAAGCGGCACCGTTCTTCTGTGGTACCCCATAATGCT ATGAGTGTCCCCTCTATGCCCCCTCCTACTGAGGTCCCAGGCCCTGCTGACAGCCTCCCACCTGCCGTTCTGGTGCCTCAACGCCGCTCTCGCCAGGGACATCGTGTCTCCACACATGCAG GTCTCCCTCCACGGcctcctccctctgcagagctgaccATGGTTTGGGGCACCAGTGAAAATCTGGGCTGccctgctgtggggcaggagaGCCACACTGAGGGCAGCTCAGTGGGacagccagcaccagccccCCTCCCCTCACCTCCACAGAGTCTCCCACCAGTCCAGCACAAGTTCACCTCCAAAACG GTGATCCGCCCTGAACCATGTCGTGTCTGTGGTTCCCGCATCCGCTTTGGGAAGACTGCCACCaagtgctgccagtgccagctgctgctACACACCAAGTGTCGGGAGCAGTGCCCCAGCCTCTGCACACCCAGGCCTCATCACCACGCCTGGCCCCGTGAG GGCATGCTGGCTGACTTCGCGCCATCCACGCCGCCCCTGGTGCCCGCACTGGTGGTGCAGTGCGTGACTGAGGTGGAGACACGAGGCTTGACAGAG ACAGGGCTGTACCGGGTGCCAGGCGCGGAGCAGCTGGTACGGGAGTGGAAGCGGAAGCTGCTGCGGGCTGGGGGCACGCTGCCTGCCCTCAGCAGTGTGACTGACATCCATGTGGTGTGTGGGGTGCTCAAGGATTTTCTGCGGGGACTCAAGGAACCACTGGTCACCTTCAGCCTCCACCCTGCCTTCCTGAGGGCTGCTG acATCCCTGATGATGCTGCTAGTaacacagccctgtgccatgTGGTGagcaagctgcccccagccaaCAGGGATACCCTGGCCTTCCTCATGCTGCACCTGCTCCG GGTGTCACACAGCCCTGACTGCAAGATGGATGTGCTCAACCTGTCCCGTGTGTTTGGCCCTACGCTggtgggacacagcacagccaacCCCACACCGCTCGCCATCATGGAGGACACGCCTCGGCAGTGCAAG GTGGTGGCTCGTCTCCTTTCACTGCCACCCAGCTTCTGGAGAGGCTTTGTGGAGACAGAGCAGGAGAACCTGGTGCCAATGCCAGCCCTGGGACGTGAATGTG AACCGTTCTTCCAGCCCATTGCCTCTCCGGAGCCCAAGCAAGgccagctgagcccagctggtacctgctgcctccccagcacCCTGAGGAGCTGCGTGGGCACGGCCACCCGGCCCCC GCAGGGGCCAACCCCGAGGAAGGTGGGCCGgttcttcccttctcctgtgTAG